A window of the Arachis duranensis cultivar V14167 chromosome 5, aradu.V14167.gnm2.J7QH, whole genome shotgun sequence genome harbors these coding sequences:
- the LOC107491555 gene encoding GATA transcription factor 8 isoform X1 yields the protein MIEPNFVDDVDCGSFFDHIDDLLDFPADDAATADASLPVAAACAGNIETPASFWSSESNSGLPATDTAFPRGDAVTDLSAEISVPYEDIVQLEWLSTFVEDSFSGRSLTMKKVELPTTITTIKEDLTRSQFRTSSPVSVLESSSSCSREKVVAQCPEIYIPVVPCGRARSKRQRPSSFKAHPVMQLISPASSVGENTQPNVILKASSDSENFAESHPAIKLAKQASGEHKKKKKTKAPNPLTEDDDHDTNQNSAAARKCMHCEITKTPQWRAGPMGPKTLCNACGVRYKSGRLFPEYRPAASPTFCPAVHSNSHKKVLEMRNKFGFSTDSAASPELIPNTSRLGLEYM from the exons ATGATTGAGCCAAACTTCGTCGACGACGTAGACTGCGGCAGCTTCTTCGACCACATTGACGACCTCCTCGACTTCCCCGCCGACGACGCTGCCACCGCCGACGCCTCCTTGCCCGTCGCTGCCGCCTGCGCCGGAAACATTGAAACGCCGGCGAGCTTCTGGTCTTCCGAGTCCAACAGCGGTCTGCCGGCCACAGATACAGCCTTTCCCCGCGGTGACGCCGTGACGGACCTCTCGGCGGAGATTTCCGTTCCG TATGAAGACATTGTGCAGTTGGAATGGTTATCCACTTTTGTGGAGGACTCTTTCTCCGGTAGGAGCCTTACCATGAAGAAGGTGGAGCTCCCCACCACCATCACCACAATCAAGGAGGATTTGACTCGTTCACAATTCCGGACATCAAGTCCAGTTTCTGTCCTAGAGAGCAGCAGCTCTTGCTCCAGGGAGAAGGTTGTGGCTCAATGCCCGGAGATTTATATCCCAGTGGTGCCTTGTGGACGTGCGCGAAGCAAGCGGCAGCGCCCGTCGAGCTTCAAGGCACATCCGGTGATGCAACTCATCTCCCCTGCTTCCTCTGTTGGTGAGAACACACAGCCTAATGTCATTCTTAAGGCTTCTTCAGATTCTGAGAATTTCGCGGAGTCTCATCCTGCAATCAAGTTAGCAAAGCAAGCTTCTGGAgagcacaagaagaaaaagaaaaccaaagCACCTAATCCTTTAACTGAAGATGATGATCATGATACTAACCAGAATAGTGCGGCAGCTAGGAAATGCATGCACTGTGAGATAACCAAGACACCACAGTGGAGGGCAGGGCCAATGGGGCCAAAAACACTCTGCAATGCCTGTGGTGTTCGCTACAAGTCGGGCCGCCTCTTCCCCGAATACCGGCCTGCTGCCAGTCCAACGTTCTGCCCTGCCGTGCACTCCAATTCACACAAGAAGGTCCTTGAAATGAGAAACAAATTTGGCTTCTCAACTGATTCAGCTGCTTCTCCTGAACTCATTCCAAACACTTCAAGACTTGGATTGGAATACATGTGA
- the LOC107491555 gene encoding GATA transcription factor 8 isoform X2 has product MSLFVAASHMTLPPTSFTSLLYEDIVQLEWLSTFVEDSFSGRSLTMKKVELPTTITTIKEDLTRSQFRTSSPVSVLESSSSCSREKVVAQCPEIYIPVVPCGRARSKRQRPSSFKAHPVMQLISPASSVGENTQPNVILKASSDSENFAESHPAIKLAKQASGEHKKKKKTKAPNPLTEDDDHDTNQNSAAARKCMHCEITKTPQWRAGPMGPKTLCNACGVRYKSGRLFPEYRPAASPTFCPAVHSNSHKKVLEMRNKFGFSTDSAASPELIPNTSRLGLEYM; this is encoded by the exons ATGTCACTCTTTGTAGCAGCATCCCACATGACTCTTCCTCCTACATCATTTACCTCTCTACTA TATGAAGACATTGTGCAGTTGGAATGGTTATCCACTTTTGTGGAGGACTCTTTCTCCGGTAGGAGCCTTACCATGAAGAAGGTGGAGCTCCCCACCACCATCACCACAATCAAGGAGGATTTGACTCGTTCACAATTCCGGACATCAAGTCCAGTTTCTGTCCTAGAGAGCAGCAGCTCTTGCTCCAGGGAGAAGGTTGTGGCTCAATGCCCGGAGATTTATATCCCAGTGGTGCCTTGTGGACGTGCGCGAAGCAAGCGGCAGCGCCCGTCGAGCTTCAAGGCACATCCGGTGATGCAACTCATCTCCCCTGCTTCCTCTGTTGGTGAGAACACACAGCCTAATGTCATTCTTAAGGCTTCTTCAGATTCTGAGAATTTCGCGGAGTCTCATCCTGCAATCAAGTTAGCAAAGCAAGCTTCTGGAgagcacaagaagaaaaagaaaaccaaagCACCTAATCCTTTAACTGAAGATGATGATCATGATACTAACCAGAATAGTGCGGCAGCTAGGAAATGCATGCACTGTGAGATAACCAAGACACCACAGTGGAGGGCAGGGCCAATGGGGCCAAAAACACTCTGCAATGCCTGTGGTGTTCGCTACAAGTCGGGCCGCCTCTTCCCCGAATACCGGCCTGCTGCCAGTCCAACGTTCTGCCCTGCCGTGCACTCCAATTCACACAAGAAGGTCCTTGAAATGAGAAACAAATTTGGCTTCTCAACTGATTCAGCTGCTTCTCCTGAACTCATTCCAAACACTTCAAGACTTGGATTGGAATACATGTGA
- the LOC107491448 gene encoding stemmadenine O-acetyltransferase-like produces the protein MEIKITCRESIKPSLPTPQEHKKHKLCLFDVYQLNTYFPLILFYHKGSSDILTQLKKSLSEALTIFYPLAGRKSSDDPFSINCNDEGAIYIESTIVNITIEEFLNPPKLELLNELLPCEPNKTHPNHEVLPQLVIQANTFKCGGIAVAMCNLHTLLDASSCITFLKTWFAISRGSAEEISFPNFSSAPSLFPPRVNTSGLMRSGVLNLGRDIEIETLCTTRRFLFDFKAMNELISKAALGNNGRMMNTNPTRYQAVSSFICKHMIMSCMKEEDKNRPVVVLHVVDMRRRMGEPFTQNSIGNLLWPAVMLCENVNKDTEISELVKVSKGGIGKVTKELLVRVQKDEGFWWSDECGKLMLEEVVNKDPVSFLFTSWCDMGFKELDFGLGKPLWLAQKGGNSETIPNTVVFMDTKDGMEAWISMRPQHIATLENDVDFLKFALLNPTGSILLK, from the coding sequence ATGGAAATTAAGATAACATGTAGAGAAAGCATTAAACCATCATTACCCACTCCCCAAGAGCACAAAAAGCACAAACTATGTTTATTCGATGTGTATCAACTTAACACCTATTTTCCACTAATCCTATTTTACCACAAAGGATCTTCAGACATTTTAACACAATTGAAGAAATCACTATCCGAGGCACTAACAATTTTCTACCCTCTTGCAGGTAGAAAGAGTAGTGATGATCCCTTTTCAATCAATTGCAATGATGAAGGTGCAATCTACATAGAATCCACAATAGTGAACATCACCATTGAAGAGTTCCTCAACCCTCCAAAACTAGAATTGCTTAACGAATTGCTTCCTTGTGAGCCAAACAAGACTCACCCTAACCATGAAGTGTTGCCACAGTTAGTGATCCAAGCCAACACTTTCAAGTGTGGCGGAATAGCTGTTGCAATGTGCAACCTCCACACACTCTTGGATGCTTCTTCTTGCATCACTTTCTTGAAGACTTGGTTTGCAATTTCTAGAGGGTCAGCGGAAGAGATATCATTTCCTAATTTCTCTTCCGCTCCTTCTCTGTTCCCGCCGAGGGTGAACACCTCTGGGTTGATGCGTTCGGGGGTGCTCAACCTCGGCAGGGACATAGAAATTGAAACACTCTGCACCACAAGAAGATTCTTGTTTGATTTCAAAGCCATGAATGAGCTCATATCCAAGGCTGCATTAGGAAATAATGGAAGAATGATGAACACAAACCCTACAAGGTACCAAGCAGTGTCATCATTCATATGCAAACACATGATTATGTCATGcatgaaagaagaagacaaGAATAGGCCAGTGGTAGTGCTGCATGTTGTGGACATGAGGAGAAGAATGGGAGAACCCTTCACACAAAACTCCATTGGGAACTTGCTGTGGCCAGCAGTGATGCTATGTGAGAATGTGAACAAGGACACTGAGATAAGTGAATTGGTAAAGGTGTCAAAGGGTGGAATTGGGAAAGTGACAAAGGAATTGCTGGTGAGAGTTCAAAAGGATGAAGGGTTTTGGTGGAGTGATGAGTGTGGCAAGTTGATGCTTGAAGAGGTGGTGAACAAAGATCCGGTGTCGTTTTTGTTCACAAGTTGGTGTGATATGGGATTCAAAGAGTTGGATTTTGGGTTGGGAAAACCTTTGTGGTTGGCTCAGAAAGGTGGCAATAGTGAAACAATTCCAAACACAGTGGTTTTCATGGACACAAAGGATGGAATGGAAGCATGGATCTCAATGAGACCCCAACACATTGCTACATTGGAAAATGATGTGGATTTTCTCAAATTTGCTCTGCTTAATCCTACTGGTTCAATTCTATTAAAGTAA
- the LOC107491446 gene encoding protein ENHANCED DISEASE RESISTANCE 2-like, whose product MGGGAQSENGGMEGWLYLFTYNRLGYQVSRKRYFILKENLLSSFKNQPLNVVKEPNRSAIIDSSVRVNDNGRESINKKVFFIFTVYNASNQRDKLKLGASSSEEAAKWIRSLQDAAMKEPPNLLASPLPKKSSLRKGGSKRPDWVKFSFDWQSWIYSEAMTSDVIDHSPWQIFGCYNGLRMFKEANPRRGWGDIPVMMGVGVVDASSEAIFHTLMSLGPSRSEWDFCVYQGNVVDHIDGHSDIIHLQMYNDFLPWGIKPRDMLLRRYWRREDDGTYVILLHSVHHKKCPQNSNFVRASLKSGGYVVTPVNKGKQSVVKHMLAIDWKLWKLYLRPTASRSLTIRMLERIAALREMFKSKGEGESVENIAADIGIPATPANEKEDNEVKTGDNSSKKVVDLMEVEDDAPKEGTRRTSLVGLHESADEFFDVPEPVDQDHLDNDWQFDNQTCVQSPFHPKLPTPAGLVKKLQGLAVQKKGYMEIPEVALETDEPAYGTTLQKDLTCDSPCSWAESDPSLYLIRGPTYLTDNQKVKAIGSLMQLVGVDWLRSGVREDNLSSRPNSIVQKYAAAGGSEFFFVINIQLPGNPLYSAALYYMMRTPLEDNYLLHNFVEGDDAYRNSRFKLIPYISKGSWVVKQSVGKKACLLGQALEVKYIRGKNYLELDINVGSSTVARGVVNLVLGYLNNLVIEMAFLIQGNTQEELPEILIGTCRLNHLDSSKAFMVKQ is encoded by the exons ATGGGTGGTGGCGCTCAAAGTGAAAATGGTGGCATGGAAGGGTGGCTCTATCTTTTCACGTACAATAGGCTTGGCTATCAAGTCTCACGTAAGAGATACTTCATTCTCAAAGAAAATCTCCTTAGTAGCTTCAAAAACCAGCCCCTCAACGTCGTCAAG GAGCCAAATAGAAGTGCAATTATAGACTCCAGCGTTCGTGTTAATGACAATGGAAGAGAGAGCATCAACAAAAAG GTGTTCTTCATCTTCACAGTATATAATGCTTCAAACCAAAGGGATAAGCTTAAG TTGGGAGCAAGTAGTTCAGAAGAAGCTGCAAAATGGATTCGTTCATTGCAGGATGCTGCTATGAAG GAGCCTCCAAATCTGCTGGCTTCTCCTTTGCCAAAAAAATCATCTCTAAG AAAGGGCGGTTCAAAAAGGCCAGATTGGGTGAAATTCTCATTTGACTGGCAATCATGGATATACAGTGAAGCAATGACCTCTGATGTTATTGATCATTCACCATGGCAGATTTTTGGTTGCTACAATG GACTAAGGATGTTCAAAGAGGCAAATCCTCGTAGAGGT TGGGGTGATATACCTGTAATGATGGGAGTGGGTGTGGTTGATGCAAGTTCAGAAGCTATTTTCCACACTCTTATGTCTCTTGGTCCTTCAAGATCAGA ATGGGACTTTTGTGTATACCAGGGCAATGTGGTTGATCACATTGATGGTCACAGTGATATTATTCACCTTCAGATGTATAATGATTTTCTACCATG GGGAATTAAACCACGAGATATGCTGTTGCGAAGGTATTGGAGAAGAGAGGATGATGGCACATATG TGATATTGCTCCATTCTGTTCATCATAAGAAGTGTCCACAAAATAGTAACTTCGTCCGTGCATCCCTTAAAA GTGGAGGATATGTAGTAACTCCAGTTAACAAAGGAAAGCAATCAGTAGTAAAACACATGCTTGCAATTGATTGGAAGTTATGGAAATTGTATTTGAGGCCTACAGCATCAAGATCCTTGACCATTAGAATGCTAGAGAGAATTGCAGCACTGAGAGAGATGTTCAAATCAAAAGGGGAGGGAGAAAGTGTAGAAAATATTGCAGCAGATATAGGGATACCAGCAACTCCAGCAAATGAGAAGGAGGATAATGAAGTAAAGACAGGAGATAATAGCAGCAAAAAGGTAGTGGACCTAATGGAAGTGGAAGATGATGCTCCCAAAGAGGGTACAAGGAGAACAAGTTTGGTTGGGTTGCATGAGTCAGCTGATGAGTTCTTTGATGTTCCAGAGCCTGTTGACCAAGATCATCTTGACAATGACTGGCAATTTGACAATCAAAC ATGTGTACAGTCTCCATTTCACCCCAAGTTACCAACACCTGCTGGTTTGGTGAAAAAGCTGCAGGGCCTTGCAG TTCAGAAGAAAGGGTATATGGAAATACCAGAGGTAGCATTGGAGACGGATGAGCCAGCTTATGGAACTACTCTTCAAAAAGATTTAACTTGTGATTCACCATGCAGTTGGGCTGAATCTGATCCATCTTTGTATTTGATTCGCGGCCCGACTTATTTGACAGATAATCAAAAG GTCAAGGCAATAGGCTCCTTGATGCAACTAGTCGGCGTGGATTGGCTCCGATCGGGTGTGCGAGAAGATAATCTAAGTAGTCGGCCTAATAGCATAGTTCAAAAGTATGCAGCAGCAGGTGGTTCAGAATTCTTTTTTGTTATCAACATACAA TTGCCAGGGAATCCATTGTATTCTGCTGCACTCTATTACATGATGAGAACTCCATTGGAAGACAATTATTTACTGCATAATTTTGTTGAAGGAGATGATGCCTACAGGAATTCAAGATTTAAGTTGATACCATACATTTCTAAG GGATCATGGGTAGTGAAGCAAAGTGTTGGAAAGAAAGCATGTTTGTTGGGACAAGCGCTAGAAGTAAAATATATACGTGGGAAGAACTATTTAGAG ctTGATATCAATGTTGGATCTTCAACAGTTGCAAGGGGGGTTGTAAACCTTGTTCTTGGATACCTTAACAATTTGGTCATAGAAATGGCATTTTTAATACAG GGGAACACACAAGAGGAGCTCCCAGAGATACTTATTGGAACATGTAGACTCAATCATTTGGATTCATCGAAAGCATTTATGGTCAAACAATAA